Within Brienomyrus brachyistius isolate T26 chromosome 20, BBRACH_0.4, whole genome shotgun sequence, the genomic segment TGAAAGTCCTTTTTGGACCCCGTACGTGATATTACAAGAACTCAAAATTCCTGTCACGCAATAAAACTACGTCTGTGATCAATATAAGAATGACACATACCTGCCAGTACGTTTCATTACCTAACTTTTGTTTACAGTCAGACGACATTTGAAGGAGACAGATTAATGACTGAGGGGATTGCAGTGGAAATCTGTTCTTAAAGTCTTCATTGTGAATGTATTCCCAAGACAAATGTCAGCCAAGCCCTGGAAAACCAAGCTATCACATTGTGCAAGCAAACTGCTAAACAAGTGAAAGACAATCTCAAAAGTCACCTTGGCTGGAACACAGTAAGCTAATAGTTTACAGGGAGGAAAAAACCCAATGTAATTGAAAGAGATCTGAAGTCCTGTCAAATTCTCAGGTAAAATACTAGCACGTCATTTATTATCCAGCAATTTCATGCAATCTGTGTTGCCATCCTTTGATAATTTCAAGAGCACATCCATACGCTGCTGTGAGAAAATTGTGAAAATGTCTGTGCTTTGTGCTTTTTTTGTTCTTCAGTGTGAAAAGATATCATCATGTTCAGTGCCActtttcagtgtgtgtgtgtgtgtgtgtaaatatatatatgcaatGGAAATGGGTGCAATATATTTTGCTGTACGTTCAACTTATCCATAGACTCTGCAAATGATCTAAATAGTATAAATAGTCTTGATTACCAAATTTTGTCTGACAGCTGTAacatctgtcagacattaaaacACACAATCAATCTCTTTCCATTTATGCACTTAAACAGAACCACTGAAAAACCTACTGGACTGCAAAGTGGGCCAAAGTCAAGCTTATATATCCCAAATGTGTATTCGGCTACAATACATACAGATCATTACAGGGAAACAGGGGCAACGAATTACAGCCAGTTCTATCTTTAATGTTATCTTGCAGAGCAAAATTTACTTATAAGTTTTTAGGAAGCTACTGATTTGTGTGGTTATTATCAAAAGCAAGAATTAATAAGCTCAAAGTAGCAACCAGCCAAAGTGTTTTAATGCAGCAGTTGAACGTTTTGCCTTTCAGAGACCAGCCACAGGATGGAACACCCACACCAAATTAATTTGTTATGGATCAAATCAATGGTCTGTTTTTGAAGAATGACGTAAGAATCTTTTTGCCAACAGCGCCATCTAAGGGAGGGTGTGTGGACATGCATGTTTTtgcaagggggaaaaaaatgctgaaAGTGTAACTGCAAATGCCATCCTGGCCACAGCCTGTTTTTAAAGCCATGGCTGtttttggaaattccaaataTATAAAGGGCAATGTTTGTTCACAGGCCACTAAATGCTTTTAGCATATATATCTACATAAAaaagcaaatggcaaataattgTTTAACTGTATAATCTTTGTTTTTGGAAAACAAGGGAGAAATACATAGCTATTTTGTGAATTTGCATACCTCATccataaacaaaataaattacttGTAAAAAGAGCAAAATGTTACTTTTTATTTGTTGTTCGAATGATGCAGCTGCGCTCCTCTGGATCAACCGAAAGACTGTAGACCTCTTTGGGGTAGGGAAGGTTCCGGACTCGCCACTGAAAACAGGTTTTGGTGTCTTTACGCATAAACACTggctggaaaaaaacagacagaatgaAAGTCCAAAGCTGGTTCGACagaatgagatttttttttgactgaaagGACTATTAATTACATCATGTTAGGGTTAGTGTGTTTGTCTCAATAAAAAGTGAATGCAGGGCAGGACCTGGGTGTCCTGGTTGCCATGGGCGACATTTTCAGTAGTGTGGGGTATCTAGCTGTTAGCTAGCTGGCATATGTGTCACAGAAAAAGCAGTGAAATATTAAAACAGTGTAAATAGCCCTAATTATAATGTCGCAGAATACAACCAGaagtatttcttctgttttcttctgTCACACCCTTTTGCACCCTCTAATCAAACGGTGCCCTTGACAATCGCCTATGCTAGGGGttggcaatcttatccagaaagggccattgGGTATGCGGGTTTTCGtttcaactccctaattagattactaattagaggactgactggctgaagagtcctcacacctgggtttgaacagctgacctaaaggttatcccaaaaacctgcatacacaccagctCTTTGCGGATACAACTGTCACGCCTGGTCTATGGGAACCTATTGTGGGCCGGCCCTGGGTGAATGAGAAACACATAATTACATTTTGATTGGAGGTGGATAATGCAGGTCCAGAAAGaaaatccagatcaagattttgtttcaaccaactagagCATAGAGtcatagtcacagagtactcaactggttggctgaaacaaaattttgctctggatttttacttttttgacctGAACTATTCACCTCTGGTTGTAATTTATCTGTGTCTGACCTACATTTGAACAATTTTCCTTTATCAGTTGATGCTCCAGCACAGCCTCTGTGGAGGGGAAGGATTCACCAACTTCCATCTCCCATGGCCCCTGAGCTCCCAGTTTACTCTTCGTGCGCCACTTTCGTACTTAGGAAAATTGTAAAACGTGTTTAAAGTTAAAACCATGTAGATCGCAAACCAGAAGGCTGCATGCAGCTGGAATTTCAACCACAACCACATGAACCAGAACTTACCAACAAGTTCATCCGTTTTCATGTCATACTCTTCTGCCATTTGTTTCCCATCCGAAAACAGGTAGTGCACTTTGCGCTTCCCTGAAAATCCATTCAATCCAGTCAAATTATTCACACATCGAGCACTTGTCAAGAACCTTTGTAGTCTAATTTATAAGACGTGTAAGCTTTTAAGGCATCCAACAACTAAACGCCTAAGTAACTACCGCATTTCAACGAAGTGTGCAAGCTAAATAGCGTTCATTTGGCCTGACGAAGCTGCCGATATTACATCATTTTCAGGAgaaatacacatacacaaaaCACGCTGCCTGTATTCTTCATAAGCATACCGTCAGTCAGAATACAATTAACCAATTCCATTCCACATTGTTTCTTTATATTCATTactaacattatatatatatttgaccTACTAACCATCGTGAACTAGAACAGTTTTTCTCGAAGATCTTAATAGGTCTACCCAACTCTGTGCCGCCATGTTTTGTAACCGAGGCAACTGGATACAACAGAAGCGGAATGGTAATAGGATCTCAAATAAACTAACTTAAATTAACTAACATACAGCGTCGacttttaaacattaaataaaccCTTATAAAATACCGCATTCAAAATTTCAGTACGTGCTATAATTTCAGAAGTGTTATATGCAGTTGGTTTCCATCGTGTTGTGGTAGACCCGGAATTACCCGTTGCAGACCCGGAAGTATTTTTGCGTTTGAATCCGTGCCAAGTAGGCGGTCA encodes:
- the dpcd gene encoding protein DPCD isoform X2 — its product is MAAQSWVDLLRSSRKTVLVHDGKRKVHYLFSDGKQMAEEYDMKTDELVVRKWRTKSKLGAQGPWEMEVGESFPSTEAVLEHQLIKENCSNCLCVKTPKPVFSGESGTFPTPKRSTVFRLIQRSAAASFEQQIKNIIKSSTFQTCTGASCHWRALPSPSLTPTTL
- the dpcd gene encoding protein DPCD isoform X1 is translated as MAAQSWVDLLRSSRKTVLVHDGKRKVHYLFSDGKQMAEEYDMKTDELVVRKWRTKSKLGAQGPWEMEVGESFPSTEAVLEHQLIKENCSNPVFMRKDTKTCFQWRVRNLPYPKEVYSLSVDPEERSCIIRTTNKKYYKKFDIPDLHRCQLPLESSALTFTHANNTLIISYKKPKEILTLEEDLLKNLKKMKSVNDGDVDCKTQ